The Malus domestica chromosome 10, GDT2T_hap1 genome contains a region encoding:
- the LOC103444699 gene encoding citrate-binding protein-like: MRGSYCYILLSLVFLGSLKEIIQLCGADPTDGFTDVPLTEYNFELQKPYDVPLEERYSFVNGVRRLWVYADDKPHDPNSQTQPRTEVRIRGLDYSSGIWQFEGYGFVPNGTSGATVAQIHGAAKGATTIILRIYNGDMRYYSRDLVATNLYDKWFRLNIIHDVDVGSVTVFIDGVQKFRVKDQGPGDLYFKCGVYAAPANISYYMESRWKDIKIYKKY; the protein is encoded by the exons ATGAGAGGTAGCTACTGCTATATACTTCTGTCCTTGGTTTTTCTGGGCTCACTGAAAGAAATTATTCAGTTATGCGGTGCTGATCCGACTGATGGCTTCACCGATGTTCCGTTAACAGAATATAATTTCGAATTACAGAAACCGTATGACGTACCACTGGAGGAGCGCTACAGTTTTGTCAATGGAGTAAGGCGTTTGTGGGTCTATGCTGATGACAAGCCCCATGACCCTAATAGCCAAACCCAACCACGTACTGAAGTTCGCATACGG GGACTTGACTACTCATCTGGAATATGGCAATTTGAAGGCTATGGATTTGTGCCAAATGGAACCTCTGGTGCTACAGTAGCACAGATCCATGGAGCAGCTAAGGGTGCTACGACTATAATCCTAAGAATCTATAACGGCGACATGAGGTATTATAGTCGAGATTTGGTGGCTACAAATCTTTACGATAAGTGGTTCAGACTTAACATAATCCATGACGTCGACGTAGGGAGCGTGACTGTTTTCATTGACGGAGTCCAGAAATTTCGGGTGAAGGATCAAGGGCCAGGAGATTTGTACTTCAAATGTGGAGTTTATGCTGCACCGGCTAACATAAGCTACTACATGGAATCACGTTGGAAAGacatcaaaatatataaaaaatactGA